In Diabrotica undecimpunctata isolate CICGRU chromosome 9, icDiaUnde3, whole genome shotgun sequence, the DNA window aaagtgaagtcacttatatttaaaatttccagaacgtcaaccttagagttcaaattttcctaacacagctaataatacgaaatccatacggaactgcttgatctttcataggcgtcaacatggtataataatcagaaaaatgtaatcatcattatattgggaattttagaattatattgatcaaATAATCAAAAAcgtttgttattattaataatataaattttatgaaataactctttaagtctaatattccacaaaataataattttaattaaatatattagacaattgtatgCAACTGacacgggaatacttcaaattttttgacagttcagcgtgtggcaaaattgtataaagtgttgccgcttttttagagtaagaattttgtttatgttttgatttcttacacaatttgatcataatattatattatatattaataaattgtatttataaatacctattaaatttagattaatagctttaaaaactaattattgttgtgtattgtgattgtgctatgccaaaacaaataaatagtctgtagaaagctgataagctttcatataagatagattattttgaacaagaaataatggcggtacgtttttattattaatgctgtaaaagaggtaagtttacaatttagaatatataattttatattaaaatgttttcttatgtattttagtgtgttgcagtaatcttaaaactaagtgtatttactgttaatatagtagtttgacaaatagttgacattttaaaaattcctcacttactaactattctgatgttttggcaacgctgtggggttctgacgtcgtaaatcttgaatgacgtgctcgcatttttatatgaaaaatactataacaAATTTTTCTTCCTAGCCATAAAAAAAcgtaagtttggtctgccactatGTTATAGTACACCCTGTATCATTTTAAGTCATTTTGTGATATGAACCTTAAAGTTGGCTACAATTTTTGTTATCAACTTTTATTCCTATCTATTATTATAGTGGATCTACTGAGCTTTAAGccactaatcaatcaccctgtacataattaaaaagaaaaaatatatatttaaacataaataaaaaaataatatgaaatgaCATTCTTTGAGTGTGACACATAGTAGAAAAAGAGTCTGCGCTCGTTTTATGCTGCATATGTAATTAAAATGTGAATTTAGATTAATCAAAACTACTGAATATCCGAGTACTTACCAAGAGTTTGCCCTGTTACTGCACCAGAATTTTCTATgatcaaactattaaaaaaattattgaaatcgtCTTGTTTGATTTTTTCCTTTGGGAATTTCGGTTCCTCGAACTTATGTGGAGCCAGATAATCCCCATATGGCAATAGGGTCATAGTGAAGCATTTTGGCTTATAGTCCAAATTTGGGATGAGagcataaaatttaaatttgttgTTTCTCGCGTGGGCCCTTTTACAAATACCATACTTATTTGATTCAGCCAGAACGTTTACCAAGTGGGTGAATGCTTGGAAAGCTGGAAagagaaacaaataaatatctttattgatttttttttttttttggtttaaacaGCATTTGAATTCAACAATATTTACAGTTGGTGCTGTATTTGGAATTGACAAATTACGAAACTACGAAATAAGGAAAACTTTTAAAGGAGAACATCACCAGAACTATCAAGGCATAAGACAAACAGGAAATAATGAAGGTATATTGTACTCGGATAAAGATGCCAGGATgatgatattaaaatatttaaattctattAAAAACATAACTTTCATTGactataaaaaaattactaacCTTCATTGCTATATTCATCAGGTACAACATAGAAAGTCTCGCCTCCCCTTATGTATGTTTCGGGTATAAATTTTTTATCACTGAATCCGATAATATCAAAGCATCTGTCAGTCACTGATTTAAACATATTGTCGTCTATAACCATAAATTTTCCGTGCCGTGTAATGCCCCTTACAAGTTCATCTTCATTGACTACAACATCTCGATTTTCTGCAAGTGTTTTGATAAAATTTCTTGAGGCTGAAGAAGTCAGTCTCAGTTGGAGGTCATTCCTATATAAGAAAAGTATGcctattaatattaaaaaaaaacttaaacactaCAAAATTAACAGACAAACTTTAACGGGGTCATAACAGGAACTAATACAACTAAGGACTTGTTGCTTTGTGACCTGTTGCAGGTCAATCGAAGTATTCATAGATATTTTTATCGTACTACTGTTGAATtccattttaattataaaattttgtatGGCGCTTCCTCTAAACTCAAATCAAACTCTACTGTATCAGAGTGTGGAATGTCTTGCAAAAACCATGATATGTTTGAGCACCACTTGTGAAGATAAAACCCATGTTTATTTAAAACAGTATTATCAGTTCCTCCTAGGATGTCATACATATATGTTTGCTTTAATAAGGCTTTAGATGTGAGAGGTGCATGTGAGTTACTAAGGGCTACATGAAAAATTAACCTAGCTCAAACTTCTGTCCAATCAATGTGCAATATTCAATATTAGCCCCAGAGGATTAATTATATTGAATAATTCACAATATTGGGCAATATAATTGATCATATGATCATATTGATCTTATGATTTTTACTTGCTTTAAAAACTTAAGTTTTAATATCTTGAGACCTCAATTTTGTGACAATTACTGATCAAATTTTAGTTTCCTTGTTGTAACAGACTGACTAGTCGAATTACATGATGAAAGATCAATGATAAATTTCCATTAGAACCTCTTTAGGTTCTTCATTTTTAATTTAGGTTTCCATGAATCTCCAGAAAACAGGAATATTCTTTAATTTCTAAATCACAGATTATTTTCCCTAGCTGCATGACTTtggtttttaattaaatattttctttcttcATATCTTGAAGTTCTCGTAGTGCATACAGCATGAGAGAATCAAATTTACTACTTACTTCAAACTATAAAACTATTGTAAAAGTTTTGTAGACTTACCCGAAACTAAAATATTAGGaaatatctaaatataaaatGATTTTTATACCTATATATTTTAAAAGTAGTTGCTGGAATTGAAAACTTGGTTCCAAATGATAATGGTACTCTCCAAGGCAGACCACCTGGTGAGTGTTTGAAACTAAACAAAAGATTAAGACCAATTTTAGTATTACACATAACTCCATTCTTGACACCAGTTACTATCTTTTTGGCAGTGGATAAATTTTGATTACCAGGAGGCTAGAAATAAGGAAAAAGAATTGGAAAATTGTGTGATAAAAAATTCAGAATGTAGTGAATTCAGTTACCCATTAACACATAACTCTCATATTTTACTTattaagaaattattaaaaaatatatgtatctaAAGGATTCATTATATACACAGGTCAATAAGTCAACAAAAAAGTGAACATGTACATTAATATGGCCTAGTTGAATCAAAAAGATgcacatatttaaaaaatgtacatataataatttataatagtttcaagaaacaaaaaaattgaaatgcTGATGAGTACACTGATAATTAAATGTAGTTTTACTGTAAATATTGAATTACCAATTGTAGTTCATTCATGCATTTTGGTATGGAATGTGTATGAGTTATAACATATGGTAGTTCTACGTTTGGTCCAATTATGTAGAGAAATATATCATGTTCATTTATTTTATCAATAAGAGAATTTAATTTTGCTGTATCATAATTTAATGGTTTTGTTACATCAAAGGTGGTAAACAATATTAGCTGTAACGTAACCAGGCCCTTCATTGCTATTGCTTGTTGTAAATGATGTACACCCAAAGATAAGGCATCTATCCAATTTGACTCGCCTGGTGCGGCATTTTCTATTGTAGAAAAGACTGCATTTGGTTCAAAGTCTTCTTCTTCACTTGTGTAAATATGGGGATACTTAAAATCGTTAGAAGTTTCCGCCGAGTTTATCAAAATCAAGCGGTATATACTTCTGGAGCTCATATACCGCTTATAAACACAAAATTTCATGAGTCCATTGAGAAGTTCATTTTTCTTCGGAGATGCTACATCGAACAAGATAAGCCCGCAATCTTTTTTTGCTGGAGGTGGCatattatttgattttttgaCGGAtttatactaataataataaaaaatattaaaataaattctaaATCCTAAACAGCTGCAACACCGGCAAACAAAAATGGCATATGACATCACAGTACACTCCCACCTAACAGTGTCAGTCCCATATTAAAAAGTCAAACGACGATTGGGGCATTACCTAGTGCCAGGGTGCGTAACTATATATTAAAGTCCAGTCGCCAAGTTGGCtggggcatattttgacagaatcagggctggaaacctacaacacaaaagttcctatctCGCAGTATTAACAGCTTACAGACtcctttcattgaaaaaagaagaattattagaaatagtggaagtgtatactaaacccataaaatgttgggtagtatatatttaaaaaataaatatatttcagttgttataattaatttaacataaatattccagtaaatatttgtattaatcaTTATGTCATTGTTTGTTACTTCTATTTAGttcatattttaaattttattaatatggATAGCCAAATTGGTCTATCAACTAATACCATGGTAAGTTTTTCTATATTAAATATGATAAATGTTCTTTAAGAGTTAATATTTTAGATGAGCAAGGATGCACTTAAATTACAAGGCAAACTTGGGTATTCTCCTGTGGATCAGTTAGAAAATCTTGGTCTAATAAAGGAATAAAAAAAGAACTGGTGATGGAATGAGATAAGTAGATAAATATAATGCTTtcttatacaatttattaattggaTTTACTGACTTAGGTGGCTTTTTTTCTGTTCCAGGTCTTAAGTTACCTACaatctatatttttttgtaaagagCATATTTCCATTGCATATAAAgaatttgtttttattagatCGAATTATTTGTGTTGTAGGTACATAATTTTACATACAAACTAAGagaataaatttataatttataaagggatcagttttaatttttaaattgggcTCCAAAAAAAAGACACTATCATGGAGAAATGGATGCTAATACTTTTGGAGGTTAGTTGGAGACTGATCTTACTAATATTTGTTAAGTTTATGTTGATTCTGTGTTGTTAGCCTAGTTTAAGATATAGGTGCCGGAGTTAGGCAACACGGATGACGGGGGTTAGACAGATCAGGTGAAGGTTGCCGAAGCTCGGGCATGGAGGTATGTTTTAGGGTTGAGAATAAACTGATGTTTATGTGAAGTAAGGATTATTATTTGTAACCCCTCTTCGATAACACGACAGATTCCATCCTAGTAAAACGTCAACAATAATTAAGTATGCCATAAGCAAGGACACTAAACACAGATGTAGTCAACCGTTCTTGTGCCATAAGACCTTTTCTGACGGGTGACCTACTTAATTTTGTGAAATTTATttcctcaaaatatttttatttcgtacaataaataattttattatttgttatcagTAAATTGTATGgtgtaaattaataaatatttattttcggtaatttgtaaagttctcttttatttacatttgtttactattaatattggctatgagcacgtgtgattggttgtatagtaatttccagaaCATAACGACTGTGTCCGCTCCTACGACCAACGGGCATTAACGAGACTAGCAGTGTCACCAAACGGAAGGGTGCCAAATAAAAACTaggtttaattattaatttatctgtgtgtgtgtgtgtgtgtgtgtgtgtgtgtgtgtgtgtgtgtgtgtgtgtgtatgccaTCTAGTCTAAGAACTATGAACTATATAAAGGTAAAAATTCCAAATCCATGACAAATCAGATGGGGATGTAAAAATTGTTATAGTAATTCTTAAAACATTTTGTGCTTTGTTATATATACATGACAATGATATATTTTAATCGACATCTTGTTTTACAATTATAACACCATAGAACTGAAAaccatttattataatattaatatccaACAAGAAGAAAGACTTGGTTGTCAAATAGAGTTAAAATTTTATGAATCATAGTTAATTGTAGGTTATGTAAAACGTCACTGTCAATTTCTTTTCGTGCTCGTGCAAATACAGGAAAAGTGCATTTGACCATGGCtgatgaaataaaaaatgtagtggAAAATGGGGGCGATGCGCCTCCCAAGACAGCTAAACAGCTTGCCAAAGAAGCAGCCAAACAAGCTAAATTGGATAAACTAAAACAGAAATTAGAGAAACAGCAAAATGCAGCTCCCAAAAAGGATAAAGAAGAGGTAAGTCTGTCGGTTTAACATATGTTTATTGAATGAAAAGTTGATCGGCGTTGATACACTCTGATTCAGTTTTAGAAAAGCCATAAATTGCAgtgattttgtgtataatttacttgatgcaatatatttatttccttaTGCAATTTTGTCCTGAGGGATTTTTGTTCACGCACAGGAAAATCTAGATATTCCTATGGTATTTCatgaaagattttattttttagaaaaaagagaaaaagaaagaagTCAAAGAGGCTGCAACCTATAGCATCTCAACACCAGAAGGAGAGAAGAAAGACACCACAGTTGCTTTACCTGATGCCTATAGTCCCAAATATGTGGAAGCAGCTTGGTATAGTTGGTGGGAAAAGAAACAATTCTTTAAACCTGAATATGgggtatgttataaataaattcttaatgattttttatttctaattttttttgtaattgtagCGAAAGTCTATACTAGAGCCAAATGAGAATGGGAAGTTTGTTATTATTATTCCTCCACCTAATGTAACAGGGGCTTTACATTTGGGACATGCTTTGACCAGTTCAATACAGGATTCTCTAGTCAGATGGTATGTATATTATCAACATCTGTATTATTACTTAGCACATCCAGAAATTCGGAAGTCACAACTTATTTGCATCTTAGATTATGTGTGGCTTCCACATGCTGTTGCCTAGTTAGCTAACTACTGATTTGACTTTGCAATGAAGTAATAATGATGAATGAACATTGTCATAAATTGACCCAAAAATCTTCAAATTAGTCACGGCTTTGAATTTTGAACATAACTTTCTCATTAACAAATGTTCAACTATTTATGTTTGGCAAAAATGATTTTTGATTTTATCTAAGACAGCTGCCGAATTTGTGTCTAGACTGACTTTTAAAGAACACTTTTAAATGTTGTTTCCTTCAAAACCATATATGCAAAtcataagaaagctatgctttcaatatttattattgtattaGTTATTTATTAAGTTTACAGGGTTTTTGTTAAGAATGATCATTATATAAGCATCTATATTTTTTGATAATACTTTTTGTAAACCTTGGGGATTTTTTATTAACCTGCTATCTATGTTATGCCTGAGACTTCTTGAGTACAGTAATTTTTAACTATTTTGTAATGATCTTCATCTCACCTCTTACACATATAGAGTTACTATGATGTTTTTAGGCATAGGATGAAAGGAGAGACAACTTTATGGAATCCAGGCTGTGACCATGCTGGAATAGCTACTCAGGTAGTTGTGGAAAAGAAGTTATGGAGAGAAGAGAAGAAAACTCGTCATGATATAGGACGGGAGAATTTTGTCCAACAAATTTGGAAATGGAAGGATGAGTAAgacatattaatattattttttaattatttttaaattataccaTTATTAAATTAGACATTAATGAGCTGTCTTTATTTAATTGTCAGAAAAACAATGTATTCATATAAAATATCGACTATACCAACAATACTTAAATTTGTCTTTGTGTATTTCATTGTAAATATGtgcttatatacagggtgtcccattaaaaTTAGCACAAATAGAATAGCTGAATATTGCCTACTTcagaaatatttttcattattttgaaaGAGAGATCTTCAGTGATTCTATGTCCCATTCTTAATGGGAGAACTGTGCACTGTATaccaaatttatattattataatgttTGTAGAAAAGGTGTACGAATTTATCACCAATTGAAAAAAATGGGAGCATCATATGATTGGGACAGAGCTGCTTTTACCATGGACCCAAAATTATGTAAAGCTGTAGTGGAAGCATTCGTGAGACTTCACGATGATGGCACCATTTACAGATCAAACAGATTGGTCAATTGGTCGTGTACGCTGAAATCTGCTATTTCTGATATTGAGGTAACTATAGTTCTTTTCACAACCTATTTTCAGTGTATTCTCTTTAAATTTCCATTATGACAAAAGAGGTAGACATCACATCCAAAAACTGCAACCATACCGGAAATCTTCTATAAAATGTATGGTATGGTTTTGGAGTTTCACGACACATTGGCTGCCTGATTTGGAAATACAATTAATCCCCTAAAAGTCAAAGAGTACAATCGATTCTCAAGGATAAAAGATGGCATATTTCCAGTTAGAATGCTGCTTGTATTTCTAAGCTATTTCTTCCATCTGAATGCTGCCTTTATCTTATGCTTTACCTTT includes these proteins:
- the LOC140451355 gene encoding X-ray repair cross-complementing protein 5-like, translating into MPPPAKKDCGLILFDVASPKKNELLNGLMKFCVYKRYMSSRSIYRLILINSAETSNDFKYPHIYTSEEEDFEPNAVFSTIENAAPGESNWIDALSLGVHHLQQAIAMKGLVTLQLILFTTFDVTKPLNYDTAKLNSLIDKINEHDIFLYIIGPNVELPYVITHTHSIPKCMNELQLPPGNQNLSTAKKIVTGVKNGVMCNTKIGLNLLFSFKHSPGGLPWRVPLSFGTKFSIPATTFKIYRNDLQLRLTSSASRNFIKTLAENRDVVVNEDELVRGITRHGKFMVIDDNMFKSVTDRCFDIIGFSDKKFIPETYIRGGETFYVVPDEYSNEAFQAFTHLVNVLAESNKYGICKRAHARNNKFKFYALIPNLDYKPKCFTMTLLPYGDYLAPHKFEEPKFPKEKIKQDDFNNFFNSLIIENSGAVTGQTLGPTMLLDINQHKLVSAITKKHLNRNDLDLEALDVNDFERAPDNRFIEALKNSWPARNEQSTPRQ